A genomic stretch from Caloenas nicobarica isolate bCalNic1 chromosome 3, bCalNic1.hap1, whole genome shotgun sequence includes:
- the XKR5 gene encoding XK-related protein 5: MRGAFPGLCLALLAAERGAGLCTIIHYLVHGQLGWFGLTIAFIVPSYAAQLFSILWFRTDGHQPGCWLLVLHLLQLGLWKRYWDVLRTAAKAGDSVHAGEVLMPLGDACVLRLLEALLQTLPHLLLQAYVVVAIDPASFIPGISAGMSLLSVAWALVSYSFFTCLMKPGRLCPPATAILCLLLWRTGMLGTRILALVLFARLYSFWVFAVAGKTCDHLLHDPCCCQPPRCSWSTLQPSPGMALPFRSLPLAGIHWLLMSFWLVAQQTDIVAQPWRWRLFNCLVGAVYIFCYIDVRPGPSKHRMAVFYTIMLVENTLLLLLGTRFLQTELRSSLCVTGAVMSGSVIGAAALVVYYSLLHPKSTEIWQGFLETTCSTAAAGGDEVAGDSSKVGQNMAISGDGESLAGEGTTADPRNENSSSLLQSRGCVEDSWTNHHHWLLVKLALKTGDMSTINTAFGDGGVGKVYPGGWVMGKPTGIEPGANLSLPMREIGPQGVESGLTDEKSQVTGDGGGSKPSAGTARTAGDDRAGQESVFHPAVSFPRNFSFDPAEGSSIYFSAKSIASPGTGTTKATCMALVQRDDEVQAPPGCLGVGGWDLSLGMTSISPISGTCFHKHPPSSSSLSSPKEGSEPVGSEGAPMGWHHLWDTHLCGTQGTVVRSKLRPPCFTSTPKAAPRSPQRGLGELGGGTDLSGLLE, from the exons GGCTCTGCACCATCATCCACTACCTTGTCCATGGACAGCTGGGCTGGTTCGGGCTGACCATCGCCTTCATCGTTCCCAGCTACGCAGCTCAGCTCTTCAGCATCCTCTGGTTCAGGACAGACGGCCACCAACCCGGCTGCTGGCTCCTGGTGCtccacctcctgcagctgggcCTCTGGAAGCG GTATTGGGATGTTTTGCGGACAGCGGCAAAGGCGGGTGACAGTGTCCATGCTGGAGAAGTGCTGATGCCGCTCGGGGACGCGTGTGTGCTGCGGCTCCTGGAAGCCCTGCTGCAGACGCTGCCTCACCTCCTGCTGCAGGCCTACGTCGTCGTGGCCATCGACCCAGCGAGTTTCATCCCTG GTATCAGCGCGGGGATGTCCCTGCTCTCCGTCGCTTGGGCTTTGGTCTCCTACAGCTTCTTCACCTGCCTGATGAAACCCGGTCGCCTCTGCCCACCAGCCACGGCcatcctctgcctgctgctctggagAACGGGAATGCTGGGGACCAGGATCCTGGCCCTGGTGCTCTTTGCCAGGCTCTATTCCTTCTGGGTTTTTGCTGTGGCAGGTAAGACCTGTGATCATCTTCTCCATGACCCATGTTGCTGTCAACCCCCGAGATGCTCCTGGAGCACTTTGCAGCCTTCCCCTGGGATGGCTTTGCCCTTTCGCTCCCTTCCCCTTGCAGGTATCCACTGGCTGCTCATGTCCTTCTGGCTGGTGGCCCAGCAGACGGACATTGTGGCCCAGCCCTGGCGCTGGAGGCTGTTCAATTGCCTGGTGGGAGCCGTGTACATCTTCTGCTACATCGATGTCCGGCCTGGTCCCTCCAAGCACAGGATGGCCGTATTTTATACA atcATGCTGGTGGAAAATacccttctgctgcttctgggcACCCGGTTCCTGCAGACAGAGCTGAGGAGCAGCCTGTGCGTGACCGGGGCCGTCATGTCAGGGTCTGTCATAG gTGCCGCAGCTCTGGTGGTCTATTACAGCCTGCTCCATCCCAAGTCCACGGAGATCTGGCAGGGCTTCCTGGAGACaacctgcagcactgcagctgctggtggtgaTGAGGTTGCTGGAGACAGCTCCAAAGTGGGGCAGAATATGGCAATTTCGGGAGATGGAGAGTCCTTGGCAGGGGAGGGGACCACGGCAGATCCCAGAAACGAGAACAGCTCGTCGCTCCTGCAATCCAGAGGGTGTGTGGAGGACAGCTGGACAAACCATCACCACTGGTTGCTGGTAAAGCTGGCCTTGAAAACAGGAGATATGTCCACGATCAACACAGCTTTTGGAGATGGTGgtgtgggaaaggtttatcctGGAGGATGGGTGATGGGGAAACCCACCGGTATTGAGCCTGGGGCAAACCTTTCCCTCCCCATGAGGGAAATCGGTCCTCAGGGTGTTGAATCTGGTCTGACTGATGAGAAATCTCAAGTGACAGGGGATGGAGGAGGCAGCAAACCCAGCGCCGGCACTGCAAGAACAGCGGGGGATgacagagcagggcaggagtCTGTTTTTCACCCAGCCGTATCCTTTCCCAGGAACTTCTCCTTTGATCCAGCCGAGGGCTCTTCTATATATTTCAGTGCAAAAAGCATCGCCTCGCCTGGCACGGGGACCACCAAAGCCACGTGCATGGCCCTGGTGCAAAGGGACGATGAAGTCCAGGCTCCTCCAGGCTGCCTGGGGGTCGGAGGATGGGATTTATCCCTCGGGATGACGAGCATCAGCCCAATCTCAGGCACTTGTTTCCACAAGCATCCGCCGAGCAGCTCTTCCCTGAGTTCCCCCAAAGAGGGCTCAGAGCCTGTGGGGTCAGAGGGTGCCCCCATGGGGTGGCATCACCTTTGGGACACCCATCTTTGTGGCACACAAGGGACTGTGGTGAGGAGCAAGCTGAGGCCACCGTGCTTCACCTCCACCCCTAAGGCTGCCCCTCGTAGCCCACAGCGaggactgggggagctgggaggggggacAGACCTGTCTGGGTTGCTGGAGTGA